A genomic stretch from Amia ocellicauda isolate fAmiCal2 chromosome 23, fAmiCal2.hap1, whole genome shotgun sequence includes:
- the ttl gene encoding tubulin--tyrosine ligase yields the protein MNATMYTFVARDENSSVYAEVSKILLSTGQWKRLKRDNPRFNLMLGERNRLPFGRLGHEPGLMQLVNYYRGADKLCRKASLVKLIKTSPELCDSSSWFPESYVIYPTNLNTPVAPAKNGINHLKNHPKTDEREVFLASYHAKKDKGEGTVWIAKSSAGAKGAGILISSDASQLLEFIDNQGQVHVIQKYLERPLLLEPGHRKFDIRSWVLVDHQYNIYLYREGVLRTSSEPYNSSDFQDKTSHLTNHCIQKEHSKNYGKYEEGNEMFFDEFRQYLLDTHKVALESSVLPQLKQIIRSCLACIEPAISTKHLSYQSFQLFGFDFMVDQDLKVWLIEINGAPACAQKLYPELCQGIVDIAISSVFTLTDSSSRPPSQQTPFIKL from the exons ATGAATGCCACCATGTACACGTTCGTGGCGCGGGATGAGAACAGCAGCGTCTATGCCGAAGTTTCCAAAATCCTGCTCTCCACTGGACAATGGAAGAGACTCAAGAGAGACAATCCCAGATTCAACCTAATGCTGGGCGAGAGGAACAGACTGCCCTTTGGGAGGCTCG GTCATGAACCAGGATTAATGCAGCTGGTGAATTATTACAGAGGGGCTGACAAACTGTGCCGCAAAGCATCTCTAGTGAA GTTAATCAAGACCAGCCCAGAACTGTGCGATTCGTCGAGCTGGTTCCCCGAGTCCTACGTGATCTACCCCACCAACCTCAACACCCCCGTGGCCCCGGCCAAGAACGGCATCAACCACTTGAAGAACCACCCAAAGACCGACGAGAGGGAAGTGTTCCTGGCGTCCTATCACGCCAAGAAAGACAAAGGCGAGGGGACGGTGTGGATTGCAAAGTCCTCAGCTGGAGCTAAAG gtgctgGAATTTTAATCTCTTCAGATGCGAGTCAGTTGTTAGAATTCATCGATAATCAAGGCCAGGTTCATGTCATCCAGAAATACCTAGAGAGGCCACTTCTGCTGGAACCAGGCCATCGCAAGTTTGATATCAG GAGCTGGGTACTGGTCGATCACCAGTACAACATCTACCTCTACAGAGAGGGGGTGCTGCGAACCTCCTCCGAGCCCTACAACAGCTCCGACTTCCAGGACAAGACCAGCCACCTGACCAACCACTGCATCCAGAAGGAGCACTCTAAGAACTACGGCAAGTACGAGGAGGGCAACGAGATGTTCTTCGACGAGTTCCGTCAGTATCTGCTGGACACCCATAAAGTGGCGCTGGAGAGCTCCGTGTTACCTCAGCTCAAGCAGATCATCAG GAGCTGCCTCGCGTGCATTGAGCCGGCCATCAGCACAAAGCACCTGTCGTACCAGAGCTTCCAGCTGTTTGGATTCGACTTCATGGTGGACCAGGACCTGAAAGTCTGGCTGATTGAAATCAATGGAGCTCCAGCTTGTGCCCA GAAACTTTACCCAGAACTCTGTCAGGGGATTGTGGACATCGCCATCTCCAGCGTCTTCACCTTGACCGACTCCTCCTCGCGGCCCCCGAGCCAGCAGACCCCCTTCATCAAGCTGTAA